One genomic window of Deltaproteobacteria bacterium includes the following:
- a CDS encoding tripartite tricarboxylate transporter substrate-binding protein yields MMKTHLRIRGTMVLVALVALLSTGLTVGAADFYAGKTITIVCPYSTGGTYDRMSRLVARFLPKHIPGNPAAIVNNRPGAGGVIGLRSVYKAEPDGLSLIHFTSPMVVRSLTGGIKDIDFKTLTWLGSVGGAHYIFALRSNRPERTIADFKNAKTPIRVGASGPSSLLTQAPKFLQRAGKFNIRLVPGYKGYNPMALAMKQDEVDAVSTAGSAVMVNSATREMHKDGTIKLVLSMGGAPPPEPLKAEVAALPKFVDGIDDPKDRDAWVAFSGLLSASRPFAATPGLPAERAAILKKGMADMMADPEFRKTATDQGFVLNTLNAADAEKLILSVFNLPADIQDRLKTLLK; encoded by the coding sequence ATGATGAAGACACATCTGCGTATTCGTGGGACCATGGTGCTCGTTGCCCTTGTTGCCTTGCTATCCACGGGCCTGACGGTCGGAGCGGCGGACTTCTACGCCGGCAAGACCATCACCATCGTCTGTCCCTATTCCACCGGCGGCACCTACGACCGCATGTCGCGGCTCGTGGCCCGGTTCCTCCCCAAACACATACCCGGCAACCCGGCGGCCATCGTGAACAACCGGCCGGGCGCCGGCGGCGTCATCGGACTGCGGTCCGTTTACAAGGCTGAACCCGACGGCCTGTCGCTGATCCACTTCACCAGCCCCATGGTCGTGCGCAGCCTCACCGGAGGCATCAAGGACATCGACTTCAAGACGCTCACATGGCTGGGCAGCGTGGGCGGGGCGCACTACATCTTCGCGCTGCGGTCGAACCGGCCCGAGCGCACCATCGCGGACTTCAAGAACGCCAAGACGCCCATCCGCGTCGGCGCGTCGGGACCAAGTTCGCTCCTGACCCAGGCCCCCAAATTCCTCCAGCGCGCCGGCAAGTTCAATATCCGGCTGGTGCCGGGGTACAAGGGGTACAACCCCATGGCGCTGGCCATGAAGCAGGATGAGGTGGACGCGGTGTCCACGGCGGGTTCGGCGGTGATGGTCAACTCGGCCACACGCGAGATGCACAAGGACGGGACCATCAAGCTGGTGCTGTCCATGGGCGGCGCGCCGCCTCCGGAGCCTCTGAAGGCGGAGGTCGCGGCCCTGCCGAAGTTCGTCGACGGGATCGACGATCCCAAGGACAGGGACGCCTGGGTGGCGTTCTCCGGGCTTCTGAGCGCGAGCCGCCCGTTCGCGGCCACGCCGGGTCTGCCGGCGGAGCGCGCCGCCATCCTCAAGAAGGGCATGGCGGACATGATGGCCGATCCCGAGTTCCGCAAGACCGCCACGGACCAGGGCTTCGTGCTCAATACGCTGAACGCCGCGGACGCGGAGAAGCTCATCCTGTCGGTTTTCAACCTGCCCGCGGACATCCAGGACCGGTTGAAGACGCTGTTGAAATAG
- a CDS encoding lytic transglycosylase domain-containing protein gives MRKGAAIIALALGMSYGLVAADASAQASPPLKTASLRAPAVDERRVAELPKLLSGRDATLYRRVFALQEDGRWREADVLIRRIQDRMLMGHVRFQRLMHPTLYRSSYGELWTWMEAYADHPGARRVYRLAKRRQPKGWKSPRSPARAMLVPELKSDPEPAGGWARGADRREVTRETGGRSRALTPEAREIRRQVGRWVSKGEVSKARRFLEDRSRDGSLDALSFDENLVWIARGYFFFGKDREALAVAHRALMRSGDRVPLAYWWAGLASWRLGRPSVAADYFRDLAESRSVTPWLASAGGYWASRSYRAAGKSGRVVPMLRAAARHPRTFYGLLALTALRRQPSLDFGMRRLNAADLEAMLSMQPVRRAMALIQVGQHVRAGTELRRFAHRLSPRMAQVMLALASESGLADLSYRTAESLLLRTGVPVDAALYPLPVWKPDGGYSVDRAVVLAVMRQESNFRARVRSPRGARGLMQLMPRTASVMAGETYRGARRHELLDPVLNLTLGQKYLGYLLSQEDVRGNLFFALAAYNSGPAKLRRWKRRVDYRDDPLLFIESIPSRETRIFIERVLTNMWIYRIRFGQATHSLKTVVSGGWPRYVQMDRVRPPARFFEAPRR, from the coding sequence ATGAGAAAAGGGGCAGCGATCATCGCGCTGGCGCTGGGGATGAGCTATGGGCTCGTCGCCGCGGACGCGTCCGCGCAGGCGTCGCCGCCGCTCAAGACCGCCTCGTTGCGGGCGCCCGCCGTGGATGAGCGCCGGGTCGCGGAGCTACCGAAGCTCCTGTCCGGACGCGACGCCACGCTCTATCGAAGGGTGTTCGCGCTGCAGGAAGATGGGCGCTGGCGGGAGGCGGATGTCCTGATCAGGCGCATTCAGGATCGCATGCTCATGGGTCACGTGCGCTTTCAGCGGTTGATGCATCCGACGCTCTACCGCTCGTCCTATGGGGAGCTGTGGACCTGGATGGAGGCGTACGCGGACCATCCGGGCGCCCGGCGCGTCTACAGGCTGGCCAAGCGCCGGCAGCCCAAGGGCTGGAAGTCGCCCCGGTCTCCGGCACGGGCGATGCTGGTTCCCGAGCTCAAGTCCGATCCGGAACCGGCGGGAGGGTGGGCGCGTGGCGCGGACCGCCGCGAGGTCACCCGGGAAACCGGCGGACGTTCGCGGGCGCTTACGCCCGAGGCGCGGGAAATCCGGCGACAGGTCGGGCGGTGGGTTTCCAAGGGCGAGGTTTCCAAGGCCCGTCGTTTCCTGGAGGACCGGAGCCGCGACGGCTCCTTGGACGCGCTGAGCTTCGATGAGAATCTGGTCTGGATCGCCCGCGGTTACTTCTTCTTCGGGAAGGACCGCGAGGCTCTGGCCGTGGCGCACCGAGCGCTGATGCGGTCCGGCGACCGCGTTCCCCTGGCGTACTGGTGGGCCGGGCTGGCTTCCTGGCGCTTGGGGAGACCCTCGGTTGCCGCCGACTACTTCCGGGATCTGGCCGAGTCGCGGTCTGTCACGCCGTGGCTGGCGTCGGCCGGCGGTTACTGGGCCAGCCGCTCCTATCGGGCGGCCGGCAAGTCGGGTCGCGTGGTTCCCATGCTGCGCGCGGCGGCGCGCCACCCGCGCACCTTCTACGGGCTCCTGGCCCTCACCGCGCTACGCCGGCAACCCTCCTTGGATTTCGGCATGCGCCGGCTCAATGCCGCGGACCTGGAGGCCATGCTGAGCATGCAGCCGGTGCGCCGCGCCATGGCCTTGATCCAGGTGGGCCAGCACGTGCGCGCGGGCACCGAGCTGCGGCGCTTCGCGCACCGGCTGTCCCCGCGGATGGCGCAGGTGATGTTGGCTCTCGCCTCCGAATCGGGTCTGGCGGACTTGTCGTACCGCACGGCCGAGAGTCTGCTGCTGCGCACCGGAGTGCCCGTGGACGCGGCGCTGTATCCATTGCCGGTATGGAAGCCCGATGGCGGCTACAGTGTCGATCGTGCCGTGGTGCTCGCCGTGATGCGCCAGGAGTCGAATTTCCGGGCGCGTGTCCGCAGCCCGCGCGGGGCGCGCGGCCTGATGCAACTCATGCCGCGTACCGCCAGTGTCATGGCCGGAGAGACATATCGCGGCGCGCGCCGTCACGAGTTGCTGGATCCGGTGCTCAACCTCACCCTGGGCCAGAAGTACCTCGGTTACCTGCTTTCCCAAGAGGATGTTCGTGGCAACCTCTTTTTCGCGTTGGCCGCCTACAACAGCGGTCCGGCCAAGTTGCGGCGTTGGAAACGCCGGGTCGACTACCGGGACGATCCCTTGCTGTTCATCGAGAGCATACCCAGCCGTGAGACCCGCATCTTCATCGAGCGCGTGCTCACCAACATGTGGATCTACCGCATCCGGTTCGGCCAAGCGACGCACTCGCTGAAGACCGTCGTGTCCGGAGGCTGGCCCCGCTATGTCCAGATGGACCGCGTCCGTCCACCCGCCCGTTTCTTTGAGGCGCCACGGCGCTGA
- a CDS encoding bifunctional UDP-sugar hydrolase/5'-nucleotidase encodes MKTAPKWRGLICAGLALAVLVLLGSPGFAKPVALTIVHFNDLDRMEEKDGQGGIARLAAVVRTERARRPHVLVTFAGDAISPSLMSGIDKGAHMIDLLNRIGLTAMAIGNHEYDFGPEVAKQRFSEATFPILGANNIDADGKVVKGAQASLMVEVDGYKVGIFGLTTEGTAVKSSPGSVTFAPVVEVARAQAEALRSAGAHLVVALAHTDVAEDDALLRQGAVDVLLSGDDHRLRLDYDGDVLFAESGQQADWVTVIDLTLDEVESRGRKKFVWSPAFRAVHTGRVDPDPVLAKAVQAYRDRLSRELDVEVGVTETELDSRRAMVRTRETAIGNLVADAMRVAVGADVALTNGGGIRADRVYPAGTRLTRRDILSELPFGNKTVLLELTGRELRAALENGFSGIEKRSGRFPQVSGIEVDFDPRRPAGSRVVAVRHKRAALDPDRTYTLATNDFMARGGDGYAVFAGKTPLIEARAGTLMTTQVTDYITARGVIAPRVEGRLQVLE; translated from the coding sequence ATGAAAACCGCTCCGAAGTGGCGTGGCCTGATTTGCGCCGGGTTGGCGTTGGCCGTCTTGGTGCTGCTCGGAAGTCCTGGCTTCGCCAAGCCCGTGGCCCTCACCATCGTCCATTTCAACGACCTCGACCGCATGGAGGAGAAGGACGGCCAGGGCGGCATCGCGCGCCTGGCGGCGGTGGTGCGGACGGAACGCGCGCGCCGGCCGCACGTGCTCGTGACCTTCGCCGGCGACGCCATCTCGCCCTCGCTGATGTCCGGCATCGACAAGGGCGCGCACATGATCGACCTGCTGAACCGGATCGGTCTGACGGCCATGGCCATCGGCAACCACGAGTACGACTTCGGCCCGGAGGTCGCCAAACAGCGTTTCTCCGAGGCGACCTTCCCGATCCTGGGCGCCAACAACATCGACGCGGACGGCAAGGTCGTGAAGGGAGCGCAAGCGTCGCTGATGGTGGAGGTGGACGGCTACAAGGTGGGGATTTTCGGCCTCACCACTGAGGGCACGGCGGTGAAGTCGAGCCCGGGCAGCGTCACCTTCGCGCCGGTCGTCGAAGTGGCCCGGGCACAGGCCGAGGCTCTGCGCTCGGCCGGGGCGCACCTGGTGGTGGCGCTGGCTCATACCGACGTCGCCGAGGACGATGCGTTGCTGCGCCAAGGGGCGGTGGACGTGCTCCTGAGCGGCGACGACCACCGGCTGCGGCTGGACTACGACGGCGACGTGCTGTTCGCCGAATCGGGCCAGCAGGCGGACTGGGTGACGGTCATCGACCTCACCCTGGACGAGGTGGAGTCCCGCGGGAGGAAGAAGTTCGTGTGGAGCCCGGCCTTCCGGGCCGTCCACACCGGCCGCGTGGACCCCGATCCCGTTCTGGCGAAGGCGGTTCAGGCGTACCGGGACCGGTTGTCCCGGGAACTCGACGTCGAGGTCGGCGTGACCGAGACGGAGCTGGACAGCCGCAGGGCCATGGTGCGGACCCGTGAGACGGCCATCGGCAACCTCGTGGCCGACGCCATGCGCGTGGCCGTGGGTGCCGACGTCGCGTTGACCAACGGCGGCGGCATCCGCGCGGACAGGGTGTATCCGGCGGGGACCCGGCTGACGCGCCGGGACATTCTGAGCGAGCTACCGTTCGGCAACAAGACCGTGTTGCTGGAGTTGACCGGCCGGGAACTGCGCGCGGCCCTGGAGAACGGCTTCAGCGGCATCGAGAAGCGGTCGGGCCGGTTCCCGCAGGTCTCGGGTATCGAGGTGGACTTTGATCCCCGGCGGCCGGCCGGTTCCCGCGTGGTCGCGGTGCGCCACAAGCGTGCCGCCCTGGACCCCGACCGCACGTACACCCTGGCCACCAACGACTTCATGGCCCGCGGCGGCGACGGCTACGCGGTCTTCGCCGGAAAGACGCCGCTCATCGAGGCCCGCGCGGGTACGCTCATGACCACGCAGGTGACCGACTACATCACCGCGCGGGGCGTCATCGCGCCGCGGGTGGAGGGTCGGTTGCAGGTCCTGGAGTAA
- a CDS encoding succinylglutamate desuccinylase/aspartoacylase family protein — MVDSPAPGRIFPRLLGSYGGDSAGPLIIGIGGMHGNEPAGAVALQRALEILRAHDVPFRGALVGFAGNRAALARGARYVDEDFNRAWSQERVRRVRAGVSSTDMTAEQREQRELLAGLDDQLAQRRGPVVCLDLHTTSAAGTPFVVIGDTLLNRRFGFRLRAPVVLGLEERLESTILNYLGEEGYVAVGFEGGQHESPTAVAIHLAAIRTVLATAGCIRAQDFPLPDDGLVPYEEETDGFPPVVEVRHHHVIRDGDEFVMEPGFTNFQPVERGRLLARDRRGPIRASESGQILMPLYQGQGTDGFFLVRRVRPFWLRVAKWLRRLRIERLLPALPGVRRYRDTPGTLVVDPRVARWFVVELFHLLGFRKRQSREGKLIVSRRWHESHAFDELPGP, encoded by the coding sequence ATGGTTGATTCTCCGGCCCCCGGGCGCATCTTCCCGCGGCTCCTGGGCAGCTACGGCGGCGACAGCGCCGGACCGCTGATCATCGGCATCGGCGGCATGCACGGCAACGAGCCCGCCGGCGCGGTGGCGTTGCAACGGGCGCTGGAAATCCTGCGCGCACACGACGTTCCCTTCCGGGGCGCGCTGGTGGGCTTCGCCGGCAACCGCGCCGCACTGGCCCGGGGCGCCCGCTACGTCGACGAGGACTTCAACCGCGCCTGGTCGCAGGAGCGCGTGCGCCGGGTCCGGGCGGGCGTGTCGTCGACGGACATGACCGCCGAACAACGCGAGCAACGCGAGCTGCTGGCAGGCCTCGACGACCAACTCGCGCAGCGCCGCGGGCCGGTGGTGTGCCTGGACCTTCACACGACCTCGGCCGCGGGCACCCCCTTCGTGGTCATCGGCGACACCCTGCTCAACCGCCGTTTCGGTTTCCGGCTGCGCGCTCCGGTGGTGCTCGGGCTGGAGGAGCGTCTGGAGAGCACCATCCTCAACTACCTGGGAGAAGAGGGGTACGTCGCCGTGGGTTTCGAGGGCGGGCAGCACGAGTCGCCGACGGCGGTGGCCATCCATCTGGCGGCCATCCGGACGGTGCTCGCCACCGCGGGGTGTATCCGCGCGCAGGACTTTCCGCTCCCCGATGACGGCCTCGTTCCGTACGAGGAGGAAACGGACGGATTTCCGCCGGTGGTGGAGGTCCGCCATCACCACGTGATCCGGGACGGCGACGAATTCGTCATGGAGCCCGGGTTCACGAACTTCCAGCCGGTGGAGCGCGGCCGGCTCCTGGCGCGCGACCGCCGCGGTCCCATCCGCGCAAGCGAGTCCGGCCAGATCCTCATGCCGCTCTACCAGGGGCAGGGCACCGACGGGTTCTTCCTGGTCCGGCGCGTGCGGCCGTTCTGGCTGCGGGTCGCCAAGTGGCTGCGCCGGCTGCGCATCGAGCGCCTTCTGCCGGCCTTGCCGGGAGTTCGAAGATACCGGGATACACCTGGGACACTCGTGGTGGACCCTCGAGTCGCCCGCTGGTTCGTGGTGGAACTGTTCCACCTGCTGGGCTTTCGCAAGCGGCAATCCCGTGAAGGCAAGCTGATCGTCAGCCGGCGCTGGCACGAGTCGCACGCATTCGACGAACTGCCGGGTCCGTAG
- a CDS encoding glutamate-cysteine ligase family protein, whose product MGSQDVQPDEDAAELRSFIAHLLRDVQALERMLDGGMIETGVHRIGAEQELFLVDAARRPAMLAMELLERVGDPHYTTELGLFNLEINLDPLLFRGDCLSRLEGQLDSALRRLREAAHEHGAEVVLVGILPTLRKSDLAMAHMTPRPRYRALNAMLTQLRGGDYEFRLKGADELSIRHDSVMLESGCTSFQVHYQVEPAEFAQCYNLAQLVTAPLLAAAANSPLLFGRRLWRETRIPLFQQSIDTRRAGHHMRERAARVSFGQKWVRESILELIQEDLARFRVLLGAPLDEDSLDVLAQGGLPTLPALRTHTGTVYRWNRACFGTGEGKAHIRIENRVLPSGPTVLDEVANAAFFLGMLRGGQEAYGDVSGTMPFHDAEANFLAAAQRGLSAQFTWVDGATAPADELIRRELLPLAWQGLRAAGLDSADVDRYLGVIEQRVASRRNGASWLLRSLADMHGADTQDALLSALTAATVARQWEGTPVHEWPLAKVEEGRGGKPQALRIEEFMTTDLITVHPDEPMDLVIRLMDWRRIRHVPVEHEDGKVAGLLSCFEALRQWAPAAPREGGEPVPVREVMQPDPVTIAPEATVSEAVARMREARSDYLLVVKEERLVGIVTESDILQLTARLLEQLGGGDAADG is encoded by the coding sequence ATGGGTAGCCAGGACGTACAACCCGACGAGGACGCGGCCGAGCTGCGTTCCTTCATCGCGCACCTCCTGCGCGACGTGCAGGCGCTGGAGCGGATGCTCGACGGGGGCATGATCGAGACCGGGGTGCACCGCATCGGCGCGGAGCAGGAGCTCTTCCTGGTGGATGCGGCGCGGCGCCCGGCCATGCTGGCCATGGAGCTGCTGGAGCGGGTGGGCGACCCTCACTACACCACGGAGCTGGGGCTCTTCAACCTGGAGATCAACCTCGATCCGCTGTTGTTCCGCGGCGACTGTCTGAGCCGGCTCGAGGGGCAGCTCGATTCCGCGCTGAGGCGGCTCAGGGAGGCGGCCCACGAGCACGGCGCCGAGGTGGTTCTGGTGGGCATCCTGCCGACCCTGCGCAAGTCCGACCTGGCCATGGCGCACATGACCCCCCGGCCGCGCTACCGGGCTCTCAACGCGATGCTGACGCAGCTTCGCGGCGGCGACTACGAGTTCCGCCTCAAGGGCGCCGACGAGTTGAGCATCCGGCACGACTCCGTGATGCTGGAATCCGGCTGCACCAGCTTCCAGGTGCACTACCAGGTGGAGCCGGCGGAGTTCGCCCAGTGCTACAACCTGGCGCAGCTCGTGACCGCTCCGCTGCTGGCGGCGGCGGCCAACTCGCCGTTGCTCTTCGGCCGCCGGCTGTGGCGCGAGACGCGCATTCCGCTGTTCCAGCAGTCCATCGACACGCGCCGGGCGGGCCATCACATGCGCGAGCGCGCCGCCCGCGTGAGCTTCGGCCAGAAGTGGGTGCGGGAGTCCATCCTGGAGCTGATCCAGGAAGACCTGGCGCGCTTCCGGGTGTTGTTGGGGGCGCCCCTGGACGAGGACTCTCTCGATGTGCTGGCACAGGGAGGACTGCCGACGCTCCCGGCCCTGCGCACCCATACAGGTACGGTCTACCGCTGGAACCGCGCCTGCTTCGGTACGGGCGAGGGCAAGGCGCACATACGCATCGAGAACCGTGTGTTGCCTTCGGGTCCCACGGTCCTGGACGAGGTGGCCAACGCCGCGTTCTTCTTGGGGATGCTGCGGGGCGGCCAGGAGGCGTACGGCGACGTGTCCGGAACCATGCCGTTCCACGACGCCGAAGCCAATTTCCTGGCGGCGGCGCAGCGCGGGTTGAGTGCCCAGTTCACCTGGGTGGACGGCGCCACGGCGCCCGCGGACGAGCTCATCCGCCGGGAGTTGCTGCCGCTGGCGTGGCAGGGGCTGCGCGCCGCCGGCCTCGACTCCGCGGACGTGGACCGCTATCTGGGGGTCATCGAACAGCGGGTGGCGTCGCGCCGGAACGGCGCCTCGTGGCTGCTGCGCTCGCTCGCGGACATGCACGGCGCGGATACGCAGGACGCGCTCCTGAGCGCCCTTACGGCGGCGACCGTCGCGCGGCAATGGGAGGGAACGCCCGTGCACGAATGGCCATTGGCGAAGGTCGAGGAGGGCCGCGGCGGCAAGCCCCAGGCCCTGCGCATCGAGGAGTTCATGACCACGGACCTGATCACGGTCCACCCGGACGAACCCATGGACCTGGTGATCCGCCTCATGGACTGGCGGCGCATCCGCCACGTGCCCGTGGAGCACGAGGACGGCAAGGTGGCGGGCCTGCTTTCCTGTTTCGAGGCTCTGCGGCAATGGGCTCCGGCGGCGCCCAGGGAGGGCGGCGAGCCGGTGCCGGTGCGCGAGGTCATGCAGCCGGATCCGGTGACCATCGCGCCGGAGGCCACGGTTTCCGAAGCCGTGGCGCGCATGCGCGAGGCCCGGAGCGACTACCTGCTGGTGGTGAAGGAGGAGCGATTGGTGGGGATCGTCACCGAAAGCGACATCCTCCAGCTCACGGCGCGTCTCCTGGAGCAACTCGGCGGTGGAGACGCGGCGGATGGTTGA
- a CDS encoding DUF4143 domain-containing protein translates to MCILEDTLLARRLPAYRRRRKRRVIRAPKFYFYDVGVVNRLARRGELTPGSELYGKAFENWIFHELSAFVSYRELDEDLSYWRLPSGIEVDFILGDVRLAVEAKASRRITRDHLKGLRTLKEEHPDVQHRIVVSLEPRARRTDDGIDILPAATFAQRLWRGEFAQ, encoded by the coding sequence TTGTGTATCCTGGAGGACACCCTGCTCGCCCGCCGGCTTCCCGCCTACCGCAGGCGCCGCAAGCGTCGCGTCATCAGGGCTCCCAAGTTCTACTTCTACGACGTCGGCGTCGTGAACCGGCTTGCCCGGCGGGGTGAGTTGACGCCCGGCTCCGAGTTGTACGGCAAGGCGTTCGAGAACTGGATCTTCCACGAGCTGTCGGCGTTCGTCTCCTATCGCGAACTCGACGAAGATCTCTCGTATTGGCGACTCCCCAGCGGTATCGAAGTGGACTTTATCCTCGGCGACGTGCGCCTCGCGGTGGAGGCCAAGGCCAGCCGCAGGATCACCCGCGACCACCTGAAGGGGCTGCGTACCCTCAAGGAGGAACATCCGGACGTCCAGCACCGCATCGTGGTGTCGCTGGAACCGCGCGCCCGCCGAACGGATGACGGCATCGACATCCTCCCGGCGGCCACGTTCGCCCAGCGCCTTTGGCGCGGCGAGTTCGCGCAATAG
- a CDS encoding acetate/propionate family kinase — MGVDPAISILSLNSGSSSLKFALYKLEPAGETLLVSGAVERIGLAEGLLWVRGADRGRSLLLERKEDFPDHEAAVDAVFGVAARLRLPEPGAVGHRVVHGGADHTAPERVDARLLADLRALVPLAPLHLPGAVAGIEAVAARFPDLPQAACFDTAFHRRLPELAQRFALPAALWQAGVRRYGFHGLSYEYVLEALGDAARGRVVIAHLGNGASMAAVRDGIPVDTTMGFTPAGGLMMGTRSGDLDPGVLIHLMRERGWSAAEVERLVSRDAGLLGVSGLSPDMKTLLEARAQNPQAALAVDLFCYQARKHIGALAAALGGLDTLVFTGGIGERAAPVRQQICEGLAHLGIEIDPERNQGHSGTISTPRSRCAVRVIPTDEDLMIARHTRRLLFPGGAGKG, encoded by the coding sequence ATGGGAGTGGATCCGGCGATCTCCATTCTGTCACTCAACAGCGGCTCCTCTTCCCTCAAGTTCGCGCTCTACAAGTTGGAACCCGCGGGCGAGACGTTGCTGGTGTCCGGCGCGGTTGAGCGCATCGGCTTGGCGGAGGGGCTCCTGTGGGTGCGCGGCGCGGATCGAGGCCGGTCCCTTCTCCTGGAGCGGAAGGAAGATTTCCCCGACCATGAGGCCGCGGTGGACGCGGTCTTCGGCGTGGCCGCCCGATTGCGCCTGCCGGAGCCCGGCGCCGTCGGGCACCGGGTGGTGCACGGTGGAGCGGACCACACGGCTCCCGAGCGCGTGGACGCGCGCCTGCTGGCGGATCTTCGCGCCCTCGTCCCCTTGGCGCCACTGCATCTGCCCGGCGCCGTCGCGGGCATCGAGGCCGTGGCCGCGCGTTTCCCGGATCTCCCGCAGGCGGCGTGCTTCGATACGGCCTTCCACCGGCGCCTGCCGGAACTGGCCCAGCGTTTCGCGCTGCCCGCCGCCCTGTGGCAGGCAGGCGTGCGCCGCTACGGTTTCCACGGCCTGTCCTACGAGTACGTCCTGGAGGCACTGGGGGACGCGGCGCGCGGCCGGGTCGTCATCGCGCATCTGGGGAACGGCGCCAGCATGGCGGCGGTGCGCGACGGCATACCGGTGGATACCACCATGGGCTTTACCCCGGCCGGCGGCCTCATGATGGGAACGCGTAGCGGCGACCTCGACCCCGGGGTCCTCATCCACCTGATGCGCGAGCGCGGCTGGAGCGCGGCCGAGGTCGAGCGATTGGTGAGCCGCGACGCCGGCCTGCTGGGCGTCTCCGGCCTGAGCCCCGACATGAAGACCCTGCTGGAGGCGCGCGCGCAGAACCCGCAAGCGGCCCTGGCCGTGGATCTCTTCTGCTACCAGGCGCGCAAGCACATCGGCGCCCTGGCCGCCGCCCTCGGCGGCCTCGACACCCTGGTCTTCACCGGCGGCATCGGCGAGCGCGCCGCCCCGGTCCGCCAACAAATCTGCGAAGGACTCGCCCACCTCGGCATCGAGATCGACCCCGAACGCAACCAGGGCCACTCCGGCACCATCAGCACTCCCCGGAGCCGCTGCGCCGTACGCGTCATCCCCACCGACGAGGACCTGATGATCGCGCGGCACACGCGCCGGCTGCTCTTTCCGGGGGGTGCGGGGAAGGGGTGA